A single region of the Lysinibacillus sp. B2A1 genome encodes:
- a CDS encoding S9 family peptidase, producing the protein MKKRFLSASLAVILTTSAVYPVTMQEVRAANETSQQVVAQEESVSAQEFLNLAVTALTFQHGSDSMRQQIIATWVKDEELKDLTLAIKRDEAARILVRALNKEEKEATLAEYKEKAAKLGLFTGLLISDNTVSKQDAVKILNNAKQMKNGTNNEGVKEISVEDFMKSPGNFGYQLSPDGNYITFSSAWENRSNVFVKKMGDDSEPIRVSSSKDRDIAGSFWKDDTLLYVKDKGGDENFHIYSTTFNGTEEKDLTPYPNVTVGLLSNLQGVKDEILIMMNKEDATVFDVYKLNVKTGKTTHVAKNPGNISNWLADRDGNVRVAVESDGVVGTILYRDSEKDEFKPFIELEAGDEVMPLAFSKDNKYIYATSNKGRDKVEVVKYDLEGNEEVIMSNKEVDVAGVLYNAEQDKLLYGAYITDKPHYQFFDENFEKLFRKIQDKLGVHESELGINDYNKEMTKFIVSVSSDKVYGKYYYYDSVTDKLTELDTLSPWLKSEELAEMHPISYKSRDGLTINGYLTLPKNKEAKNLPLIVNPHGGPWARDMWGFNPEVQLLANRGYAVLQVNFRSSTGYGKEFLQAGNKQWGLKIQDDITDGVQWAIDQGIADPKRIGIYGASFGGYATLAGITFTPDLYAAAVDYVGVSNIFTLLNTIPPYWETMREMLYERVGHPEKDKELLTAASPVFHADKITTPLFVAQGANDPRVNKAESDQIVEALRARGVDVEYMLKENEGHGFLNEENKIEFYNAMLKFLDSHLKK; encoded by the coding sequence TTGAAAAAAAGATTTTTATCGGCATCATTAGCGGTCATTTTAACGACGTCTGCTGTTTATCCAGTCACAATGCAAGAGGTACGAGCTGCCAATGAAACTAGTCAACAAGTAGTAGCACAAGAGGAGAGTGTATCGGCTCAGGAATTTCTTAATTTAGCTGTAACAGCTTTAACCTTCCAGCATGGATCAGATTCTATGCGCCAGCAAATCATTGCAACATGGGTAAAAGATGAAGAATTGAAGGATTTAACACTTGCTATTAAACGTGATGAAGCAGCACGTATTTTAGTAAGAGCTTTAAATAAAGAGGAAAAAGAAGCAACGCTTGCTGAGTACAAAGAAAAAGCAGCTAAGCTTGGATTATTTACTGGCCTTTTAATTAGTGATAATACGGTATCTAAGCAGGATGCAGTCAAAATTTTAAATAATGCTAAACAAATGAAAAACGGTACTAATAACGAGGGCGTAAAGGAAATTTCTGTAGAAGACTTCATGAAAAGCCCAGGCAACTTTGGCTATCAGCTTTCGCCAGATGGTAACTATATAACGTTCTCATCAGCATGGGAAAACCGTTCTAATGTTTTTGTGAAAAAAATGGGTGATGATAGCGAGCCTATTCGTGTATCAAGTTCAAAGGATCGAGATATAGCTGGTTCCTTCTGGAAGGATGATACATTATTATATGTTAAGGATAAAGGTGGAGATGAAAATTTCCATATCTACTCTACAACATTTAACGGGACAGAGGAAAAGGATTTAACGCCGTATCCAAATGTGACTGTAGGTTTATTGAGTAATTTGCAGGGTGTAAAAGATGAAATTCTGATTATGATGAACAAAGAAGATGCAACAGTGTTTGATGTGTACAAGCTTAATGTGAAGACTGGTAAAACAACGCATGTTGCTAAAAACCCAGGCAACATCTCTAACTGGTTAGCAGACCGTGATGGAAATGTGCGTGTTGCGGTTGAATCAGATGGAGTAGTTGGAACTATTCTTTATCGTGATTCCGAAAAAGATGAATTTAAACCATTTATTGAACTAGAAGCAGGGGATGAAGTAATGCCGCTTGCATTCTCAAAGGACAATAAATATATTTACGCGACTTCTAATAAAGGGAGAGATAAAGTAGAAGTTGTTAAGTATGATTTAGAAGGCAATGAAGAAGTCATTATGTCTAATAAAGAAGTAGACGTTGCTGGTGTACTATATAATGCTGAGCAAGATAAACTATTATACGGTGCTTATATAACAGATAAACCACATTATCAATTCTTTGATGAGAACTTCGAAAAGCTATTCCGCAAAATACAAGATAAATTAGGAGTTCATGAAAGTGAATTAGGTATTAACGATTACAATAAGGAAATGACTAAGTTTATTGTTAGCGTTTCTAGTGATAAGGTTTACGGAAAATATTATTACTATGATTCTGTAACTGATAAATTGACAGAATTGGATACATTAAGCCCTTGGTTAAAATCAGAGGAACTTGCTGAAATGCATCCTATTTCGTATAAGAGTAGAGATGGCTTAACAATTAATGGCTATCTGACATTGCCAAAAAACAAAGAAGCTAAAAACCTACCGCTTATCGTTAATCCACATGGTGGTCCATGGGCACGTGATATGTGGGGCTTCAATCCAGAGGTACAGCTATTAGCAAATCGCGGATATGCTGTCTTACAGGTGAATTTCCGTTCTTCTACTGGTTATGGTAAGGAATTTCTGCAGGCTGGTAATAAGCAGTGGGGTCTAAAAATTCAAGATGATATTACAGATGGCGTACAATGGGCAATTGACCAAGGTATTGCGGACCCTAAACGAATTGGTATTTATGGAGCATCATTTGGCGGTTATGCTACTTTAGCTGGTATTACGTTTACACCAGATTTATATGCAGCAGCAGTTGATTATGTAGGTGTTTCGAATATCTTTACACTATTAAATACAATTCCTCCATATTGGGAAACAATGCGTGAGATGCTCTATGAGCGAGTAGGGCATCCGGAGAAAGATAAAGAACTATTAACAGCTGCTTCTCCAGTTTTCCATGCGGATAAAATTACTACACCACTATTCGTGGCTCAAGGTGCGAATGATCCACGTGTAAACAAAGCTGAATCAGATCAAATTGTAGAAGCATTACGTGCTAGAGGTGTTGACGTGGAGTACATGCTAAAAGAGAATGAAGGTCATGGCTTCCTTAATGAAGAAAACAAAATCGAATTCTATAATGCGATGCTAAAATTCTTAGATAGTCATCTAAAAAAATAA